The genome window TGTAATCTAAGGTATTTTTAGAAAACGGGGGCGTAGCGCACACTGTAAAGTGGAGGGCGTTCAATGAACTTGGCACGGCGGATTCCAGTATGGGATATCCCTTGTTGTTCTGGCGTGATTATAGAAGACGTATTGTCTCCAGGAGGAGCCTTATTAGTTCCTAAAGGGATGAATCTCTCTAAACTGGGGGATTCACGCTTGTCTTTTGCCAATACACTTCAGGAGCGCGGAATTTGTTACGTAACTGTTAAAGAGGATGTTGATTTTGTCCTTGGAGAAGTTTTTGATGTTCTGGAAGCCTTGGATCTTCCTTCAAATCCTGTCGATTCGCGAATTGCCCTTCAAACTATTCATGAAGTTCGTCGTATTTTCAGTGCCATCGCATCAGGAGAGGTCTCTCAAGTCTGCCTTGTTCCTCTTTTACGAGTTGGAAGGTTGCTTGCGCAATGCATTACAAAGAACCCTCGAATCTTACTTTCATTGGGTAGTGTAAGAGAGCAGGATCAATATACGTTTGTTCATTCCTTTAATGTAGCGTTATTAAGTGGTTTTCTCGCATATCGTCTTTTTCCAGAAAATCTTGGTCTTGTAGAAGCTGTAACAACAGGAGGGCTACTTCACGATTTGGGGAAAGCCCGACTTCCTCTTTCCATTTTGAACAAACCATCTCGTTTATCTGAAAATGAATTCGAAGAAGTAAAAAAACACCCTGTATATGGTGCGAGTATTGCAAAACAATTAGGTATTGATGATGAACGAATTCTTACAGTGATAGAGTCTCATCACGAGAGAATTGATGGAACAGGCTACCCCTATGGTCTGAAATTAGGAGAGATACCGATTGAAGCTCGAATTGCTTCTGTAGCTGATGTTTATGATGCTCTTACTACAGTTCGTATTTATAAAGAATCCGTTCCTTTGCACCGAGCTATTTCTATCATTATAGAAAATACGGAGTATCAATTTGATAGAACAGTAGTTACCGCTTTTTTGAACGCTGTGGGGATGTACCCTCCGGGAACAATTGTTCAATTATCAGATAATCGTGTTGGTATTGTTATTGCAGCAGGTGAAAAAAGTATTCTTCGCCCGCGAGTCCTTTTGAAGACAGACGAATATGGAGATCGATATGATGATCATATGGTTTTAGATCTTGCCGATAATGCACACTTGTTTATCCGTTCCACAATAGATGATATTGGCAAACGTAAAGACTCCTTCACTCTTCGAGAGTTTCACTAATATCCATATTTATGTAAATAGTTTAATATAAGACGTCCAGAAATACTTGCTTGTGTCGGTATTGATGGCAGGTTTTCAGGAGTGTACCATTCAGCAGCTTCTATTTCTTTTTCGTCTATATGTATATTCCCTGATTTCCATTGAGCAGTGAAACCGACCATAAGAGAGTGAAATGCCCATGGTTGACTTCCAAAATAATGAATATTTTTAATCTCTATTCCTACCTCTTCCATTACTTCCCGAGCCACAGCCTCTTCCAGATTTTCGCCTGGTTCAACAAATCCAGCTAGAATACTGTATCTTTTGGGAGGAAATGGGGGCTTCGAGCAAGCAAAAGCTGCCCATCTTTTTCTATGGCTACGGCAATAACCGGTGAAATTGTAGGGTAGATAACTAAATTACATGTGGAACACTCCATAGCTCTATCTACAGCGTGCTCTTGTAGAGGTTGCCCACAACTGCTACAGTAACGTGTCGTGCGACGCCAATACATTAATTGAAAAGCTTGTCCGGCAATGGGAAAAAGGGCATCTCCCAGAACTTCGTAAAGCCCACGCAAAGGAACAAATTCCATTCCCGAGGGAGCTTGCTCTTCTGCCGCTGCTTCTGCCCAGAAATGACCGTTCCCTTTAGGTGAGCCGACTTCTCCCTGGCGAATAAAAGAGATGGGGATACTATCCCTCTCTGAATATTTAGGTATCGTAACAGGGAATTCTTTCTTACAAGAATGGTCTCCTTTTGAAAGATAAATAAGAGTGAACTCTTCTTTTCCATATAACACTCTCTCCTTATTCTATACCCCATTTGGCTGCTTTTTCCCAATTAGGGATCCGCCAAATTTTGCGGTGAAGTTCTCGTAATTGGTCTGGGTCTCGTAGTAATTCCATCTTTTCTTTGGCTGAAAGTCCCTCTGGTCCTTTCTCAAGGGCTTTTTCTGAATGTCTTCCCGTCTTTGCCGTATAGATGGGGCGGCGACGCGATGTCTAAGAATGAGCGATGTGTGTAGAGCAAGAACTTTGGGATCAACGACAGCCCGAACAAAACCTTCATTTTGTGAAAGGGGCAAGGGAGAATAGGAAGCTGGTTTTGTCATATTTTCATCCACTGTTGCAAGTTCGCTAGGAGCTTCTGTTTCCTCTGGAGTTATGAGCAAAAAAAGTTTCTTTAACTTTTGTCCAAAAGAAACACGACTTGAAAAGGCTGAAATAGGTATAGATAGAGCCATGGGGCCTAAAATTGGTAGCATCCACCAGAAGAAAGACCTATTAAAGACGTAAAGGATGCTTCCCCAGAGCAAAGCAATGAGAGTCTGGCTGATATGGTACTGAAAAGCATCATTCCACGTGGTTCCTCTATCATCTCTGGTTTGTGTGCCCCAACCTGTCGCTTTTCCCAAAAGTGTCATTACGACAAAGTGGCTATGAAAAGCCATACGTATCGGTGCCAACAACGTCGATGTTAGTGTTTCAATGATCATGCTTAGCGTGAGACGAACGCTTCCTCCGTAAAGATGTGCCTTTTTTGTATAGAAAATAATATACGCGATACTAAGTATTTTGGGAAGAAAGAGAACGATGGCCGTTGATCCTAGAAGAGTGATGGCCCACATTGGGTACCAAACAGGCCACTGCGGGAAGAGAGTCATCTCCGCAGAAGGGAAATACTGAGGCTCAATAAGAACCTCGGTAATGGCTTCAGCAGAACTTAGAATCAGAAAAACAAGCCAAAGCAAGGCTGAACCATACGACATTACACCATTCACGAAAAGAGCTCTATGAACAGGGAAAAATCCTCGTGTGAAAATAAGCCGTAAATGTTGCAGATTTCCTTGGCACCACCGTCTGTCTCGCTTCAGTTCATCAAGAAGAGTGGGTGGAGTTTCCTCATAACTGCCTTCCATATCGTAGGCAAGCCAAACTCCATAACCAGCCCTTCTCATGAGGGCAGCTTCTACGAAGTCATGGCTCAGAATATCTCCTCCCAATGGGCCCTTTCCTGGTAAACGAGGGAGTTGACAATGTTCCATAAAGGGAGCAACTCGTATGATGGCGTTGTGTCCCCAATATTGAGCATCGCCTAAAAGCCAAAAATGAAGGCCCGCTGCAAAAATAGGGCCGTATACTCTATTAGCGAATTGCTGTACTCGAGCAATAAGAGATTGCCGATTTACAGCGGCGGGAGGTGTTTGGAGAATCCCTATATCCGGACGAAGTTCCATAGCCTGAACCATTTGTACCAAAGTTTTTCCAGACATAACACTGTCAGCATCAAATACGATCATATATCGATAATCTTTACCCCATCGTCTGCAGAAATCGGCGACATTTCCACTCTTTCTCTTCACATTACTTTTACGATGACGATAAAATATCGTTCCAAAAGCATCTTCATCTTGGCAAAGCTTATACCATGCCATTTCTTCATGAACCCAAATGTCGGGGTTTGTCGTATCACTGAGAATAAAAATATGAAACATGTGGCTCAATCCGGTTTTGCGCAATGCCTGAAGTGTTGTCTGTACTCCGGCCATAACGCGAGGTACGTCTTCATTATAAATAGGTATGAGAATAGCCGTTTTTGCCTCAGTGTCTTCTATGGAAAGAGGCTGCTTCTTTAAAGCCTGAGAAAATGAAAATTGGTCTTTATGGCGAATCAAGACAAAAAGGCCCAGCATAGCTGTCCAGAAACCAATGGATATCCATGCGAAAAGAATTCCAAAAACGACAACAAGGGCTATTTCCAGAAGGGTTGCTCCTTTATAAGGAAGCACTCCGGCCATATAATGACTTGCCGTAAATGTAGGAAGAAGAATAAGAGCTAAAAGCAGAATTCTTCTCCAACTGGCGGCTCGAGTCCATTTAATTTCGAGAGTATCAGTGCTCATAATTAACAAGCCTCTCTTTATCGTGTTCGAGATGGACCGAAGAGATCTCGCATCCATCGTCGCATAAATTTCTTTGTTGCAGTAAGCCACGGAATGCGATCAAAATTTTTCGAGACCATTGTTCCTCTGTTCATTGGCGGAATCGAAGCAATGTGTTTTCCCTCTTCGTCAAGAATTTCTGCTTGCAATTCCTTGCTTAAAATACAACGTTCAAGGGCATTCATAGATTCATCAATACTTGAAGCATTTGATTCTTTTAATGCTTGCAGCGCAAGTTCCAGCCCTTGAAAAGGGGAAGATCCATAGCTCGAACGTAAAGAAGCACTCTATCTCTGGCAATTTGCCAACCTTCTGATTTTTCTATCATTATGGTTCACCTCTAGGGGCGGAAGTCATAGGTCCATATTTCAGTTAAAGGGGTGGGAATGTTTTCCCCTTTTTTGAGAAAAGCAGAAAGTTTTACGACAGGTTTCCGGTCAGGAACGACACTTTTTATTTTTTCCACGGGAACCGATATCTTAAAACTTAACCGCCAACCACTTGTTACTATATTTTTAAGCAATTGGCGCTCCACAAGAGTGGCGTCACCCTCAACGTTAAGGTCACTTGCCAGACCAGTATCTGCGGGTATTTCATTGAGCTCTTTCCCTTCAAAATCAATAATAAAACGATAGGCTCCCTCTTCTTTTTCCTTTACAAGCCGTGTATGGGAAGCTCTGGCTATTCTTTCTTTATCTACATCAGGAGTTAACCATTCCATGGTATATGTAAAGGTAAGAGGGTGAAGAGATGTCCCCTCTTCGATTTCGGGAACCCAGTAGGCAACAATATTATCGTTGATTTCACTGTCTGAAGGTATTTCTATCAATTCGACATGACCTTTGCCCCAATTGTTTTGCGGGGTAATCCAAAGACTTGGCCGTTTTTCATATCGTGCTTCCAGGTCGAGGTAATGATCAAAATTAAGATCTCTTTGCATTAATCCAAAACCTTTGATTGGTGTTTCAGTTTGTTTGGTTATCAAAAGACGAGCTGGATTGATAAGAGGACGCCATATTAACTGCTCGTCCTCTGTTTCTATCAAAAGTCCGTCTGAATCGTGTACTTCAGGTCTAAAATCACCGGGGCGGCCATTCTCTGTTTCCCCATACAAGAACATGCTGGTAAAAGGAGCAATACCAATTTTTTGAATTTCTTTGCGTCTATAAATATTACAGATGACATCTATCTGAGTTTCTTTCCCAGGAATAATTGTAAATTTATAAGCACCAGTACAACTGGGGCTATCAAGGAGGGCATACATGACCATTGAAGAAGATTGTTTTAATGGTTTTACAAGCCAGAATTCTTTAAACCAAGGGAATTCTTCCCCTGTTGAGGATCCTGTGTCTAGAGCAAGCCCCCTGGCCGAGAGTCCATACTGCTGATTTTGAGCTACGGCCCTGAAGTAGCTGGCGCCAAGAAATACGGCGACTTCGTCAGCATATTTTTTCGTGTTAATAGGAAAATGAATACGAAATCCGGCAAACCCCAGATCTGGTGGAAGTTTTTTTAAATCAAGCTGATTCTTGCCATAATCGAACATTTCAGGGGAGAAGGAAAGAGGGGTAACCTTTTTCCCATCAACAATATGTATCTGAACAGCTCTGTTATAGAACATGCCAAGATGAAAAAATTGTACAGAGAAAGGGAGGTTATCTTCTTGCCAAAGCGCTTTTTCAGAACGAAATCTAATATCTCTCCATTGATCGTAGCTTAACTTCATGAGTTCTTCTGGCACGGAGTCTTTAGGCTCTTCAAAAGGTTTTGAGGCTAAATCCTGAGCTTTATGGCTTACGAAAGCAAGGCCGAAACCTTCCTGAGATGAGGCAAAAATTGGTGTAGATATAAAAGAGAGAGTAAGAATAACTAAACATAGAACTGTATAGGTTTTCATTTTCATTAAACACATATATCCATCACTCCTTATTAAACAAACATGACGTCTTGCCTCCTTCTGAATGCTTGAGTGAAAGGGCATTTGACGCCATTCTATAGATTAATGAGCAAGCAATTTGTCTTTCTTTCGCAGTCATATCTCCTAAAATTTCTGTCATGAGATCTGCTAGAATTTGCTCAACGAATGGTAGCACATTTTGCCCTTTATGAGTAAGAAAAACTTGATTTGCTCTTCCATCTATTTTACTTCGTTTTCGTTGAATATAACCAAGCTGTTCTAACTTTTTAAGAGACCTCGCTGTT of Aminobacterium sp. MB27-C1 contains these proteins:
- a CDS encoding HD-GYP domain-containing protein — protein: MNLARRIPVWDIPCCSGVIIEDVLSPGGALLVPKGMNLSKLGDSRLSFANTLQERGICYVTVKEDVDFVLGEVFDVLEALDLPSNPVDSRIALQTIHEVRRIFSAIASGEVSQVCLVPLLRVGRLLAQCITKNPRILLSLGSVREQDQYTFVHSFNVALLSGFLAYRLFPENLGLVEAVTTGGLLHDLGKARLPLSILNKPSRLSENEFEEVKKHPVYGASIAKQLGIDDERILTVIESHHERIDGTGYPYGLKLGEIPIEARIASVADVYDALTTVRIYKESVPLHRAISIIIENTEYQFDRTVVTAFLNAVGMYPPGTIVQLSDNRVGIVIAAGEKSILRPRVLLKTDEYGDRYDDHMVLDLADNAHLFIRSTIDDIGKRKDSFTLREFH
- a CDS encoding NAD(+) diphosphatase produces the protein MLAGFVEPGENLEEAVAREVMEEVGIEIKNIHYFGSQPWAFHSLMVGFTAQWKSGNIHIDEKEIEAAEWYTPENLPSIPTQASISGRLILNYLHKYGY
- a CDS encoding NUDIX-like domain-containing protein, whose translation is MLYGKEEFTLIYLSKGDHSCKKEFPVTIPKYSERDSIPISFIRQGEVGSPKGNGHFWAEAAAEEQAPSGMEFVPLRGLYEVLGDALFPIAGQAFQLMYWRRTTRYCSSCGQPLQEHAVDRAMECSTCNLVIYPTISPVIAVAIEKDGQLLLARSPHFLPKDTVF
- the mdoH gene encoding glucans biosynthesis glucosyltransferase MdoH encodes the protein MSTDTLEIKWTRAASWRRILLLALILLPTFTASHYMAGVLPYKGATLLEIALVVVFGILFAWISIGFWTAMLGLFVLIRHKDQFSFSQALKKQPLSIEDTEAKTAILIPIYNEDVPRVMAGVQTTLQALRKTGLSHMFHIFILSDTTNPDIWVHEEMAWYKLCQDEDAFGTIFYRHRKSNVKRKSGNVADFCRRWGKDYRYMIVFDADSVMSGKTLVQMVQAMELRPDIGILQTPPAAVNRQSLIARVQQFANRVYGPIFAAGLHFWLLGDAQYWGHNAIIRVAPFMEHCQLPRLPGKGPLGGDILSHDFVEAALMRRAGYGVWLAYDMEGSYEETPPTLLDELKRDRRWCQGNLQHLRLIFTRGFFPVHRALFVNGVMSYGSALLWLVFLILSSAEAITEVLIEPQYFPSAEMTLFPQWPVWYPMWAITLLGSTAIVLFLPKILSIAYIIFYTKKAHLYGGSVRLTLSMIIETLTSTLLAPIRMAFHSHFVVMTLLGKATGWGTQTRDDRGTTWNDAFQYHISQTLIALLWGSILYVFNRSFFWWMLPILGPMALSIPISAFSSRVSFGQKLKKLFLLITPEETEAPSELATVDENMTKPASYSPLPLSQNEGFVRAVVDPKVLALHTSLILRHRVAAPSIRQRREDIQKKPLRKDQRDFQPKKRWNYYETQTNYENFTAKFGGSLIGKKQPNGV
- a CDS encoding glucan biosynthesis protein G, translating into MCLMKMKTYTVLCLVILTLSFISTPIFASSQEGFGLAFVSHKAQDLASKPFEEPKDSVPEELMKLSYDQWRDIRFRSEKALWQEDNLPFSVQFFHLGMFYNRAVQIHIVDGKKVTPLSFSPEMFDYGKNQLDLKKLPPDLGFAGFRIHFPINTKKYADEVAVFLGASYFRAVAQNQQYGLSARGLALDTGSSTGEEFPWFKEFWLVKPLKQSSSMVMYALLDSPSCTGAYKFTIIPGKETQIDVICNIYRRKEIQKIGIAPFTSMFLYGETENGRPGDFRPEVHDSDGLLIETEDEQLIWRPLINPARLLITKQTETPIKGFGLMQRDLNFDHYLDLEARYEKRPSLWITPQNNWGKGHVELIEIPSDSEINDNIVAYWVPEIEEGTSLHPLTFTYTMEWLTPDVDKERIARASHTRLVKEKEEGAYRFIIDFEGKELNEIPADTGLASDLNVEGDATLVERQLLKNIVTSGWRLSFKISVPVEKIKSVVPDRKPVVKLSAFLKKGENIPTPLTEIWTYDFRP
- a CDS encoding MarR family winged helix-turn-helix transcriptional regulator; this encodes MDSKQPHIGRWISCLYRQMQCLLDRAFEPFGLGYGNYAFLLVLRRQDGQTQEYLSSELGFDKGTTARSLKKLEQLGYIQRKRSKIDGRANQVFLTHKGQNVLPFVEQILADLMTEILGDMTAKERQIACSLIYRMASNALSLKHSEGGKTSCLFNKE